A genomic stretch from Channa argus isolate prfri chromosome 24, Channa argus male v1.0, whole genome shotgun sequence includes:
- the LOC137109150 gene encoding pecanex-like protein 3 isoform X2 gives MGSQALQILRQGVWASLTGGWYVDPHQSTFSNCFHLYLWIFLLAFPFLLYMALPPSLVVAGVYSAVVAVFFTAIKVVNYRLHSMFDLGEIVEKKQASLTAIGPRTEEGDECSGVHDSGQQRDSHVGVEMTVFRKVNSTPPVRCSSQHSLFGLNQVSEFLPQLEDTGGPKDIKELMQEQGSNNVIVTSAQREILRQSSQDTIRAPSVVQSCIAAALGGDFPAFMGVSGVAAGFGEPGDCLSIPPSPSSQEDGGDKEQLQESPEQHSPKDNGLGAYSPLGPSAESESLGDTPLSPLIKSSLSEELSENLLGLGLDPVAFAPGTEHPGSRSGVALAAGSTDSCFSAGGATTDRETLSTVSSYRSEKTDSTQLESPSCTQSRAADGQASASAPVIGSNIPKPMEDPAGQGSSDTDNLSDSVLLRSPSKEFSLSQGLDRTLVEGEDLAPVLSDIAQHPPLQNSSPSSSGHSEVCDSDRNVAVPPLPPPRQANSVPSGLALGLVCSEPALPISSTPFLLSDQPSLQVQQVVRPKDLKLLRASGSSMGHRPGRRKAPRRRAGAGSSSFDSGSYRRHNNHRQHRDYIPVRRLGAKAYSESLFEDSTDEDDGSDMSAGSSLGSQRQYSSDDDDNDDDDSSSSTSCYSPDLANTSASSPLPPAAQLPTPREGDLPETAGPSHSRAAQRSSSTASAKTHARVLSMDGAGGGQSNTAALPSTLLTLPSTSTPAPRTLTISKSDLEARTIHTDGFTGARHHHHHHPHHHHHHNQRLDSLGGSWTGNQMSWKAGELVEEGAVGGAIDPESVGKHESVSSVKRTQAIRRRHNAGSNPTPPPSTMGSPPSLQDLQRTRTSSHSRTRTLPSALQFASSLLLPRGGIHEASTFDDTSEGAVHYFYDESGVKRSYTFGPAGGGYEDPVQERERQSQSSSFTSTEVQEGAPVLTMLQPRPVVLQGMQVRRVPLEMPEFDLDHESLQESQENTLMIEEKAKPKQYYRFWVLPGKWLRVRYDRLALLALLDRNRRVGENVFAVVLASLVAFLGFLLLLQGFFRDIWVFQFCLVIASCQYSLLKSVQPDAASPMHGHNWIIVYSRPVYFCLCCVMIWIFDLSGCLGSLQPLSLYGVTFFSAHFLLCVRDVLIVFALCFPVIFLFGLLPQVNTFVMCLLEQIDMHIFGGTATTSPLSSLFSLIRSMLVAALLYGFCLGAINAPWGDAHVPVLFSVFCGLLLALSYHLSRQSSDPTILWSLVRSKLFPELENRTPEEPPVEIKDPLPEKLQNSVKEILHSDLVMCPLMAVITFAISASTVFIALQPALSFVLYILAGAVGFITHYLLPQLRKQLPWFCLAHPVLRSREYSQFEVRDAAQLMWFEKLYAWLQCVEKYFIYPAVVLNSLTTEARTVGQNHKELDIYRALFISVAGMKLLRSSFCAPSQQYVMLCFTTLFFQFDYPRFSETFLIDYYFMSILFSKMWDLLYKLRFVLTYIAPWQITWGSAFHAFAQPFAVPHSAVLFVQAIFSAIFSTPLNPVLGSAVFVTSYTRPVKFWERDYNTKRVDHSNTRLATQLDRNPGADDNNLNSIFYEHLTRSLQHSLCGDLLLGRWGNYSTGDCFILASDYLNALVHIIEIGNGLVTFQLRGLEFRGTYCQQREVEAITEGVEEDEGCCCCEPGHLPHMLSFNAAFGQRWLAWEVAATKYVLEGYSISDNNAASMLQVFDLRKILITYYVKSIIYYVSRSSKLEDWLTNETVQEALRPCLSPNYVDSDPTFNLNIDEDYDHRASGITSSSFCMVYLDWIQYCNSRRQTPVTCEKDSPLVNLCFGLCILGRRALGTASHSMSASLEPFLYGLHALFKGDFRITSPRDEWVFADMDLLNRVVAPGVRMSLKLHQDHFTSPDEYEDPMVLYDAITANEEKMLISHEGDPVWRSAILANMPSLLALRHIMDDGSDEYKIIMLNKRFLSFRVIKVNRECVRGLWAGQQQELVFLRNRNPERGSIQNAKQALRNMINSSCDQPIGYPIYVSPLTTSYAGGHSQLRSVWGGPVSPHNIYTWLISSWDRLQKGCGAGCNSGGNIEDSDCGGGSASISTNPAIHTTQSTPASSLPQPHITTVQPSMGTDNPVGPTQNWPHHPQPLPLTLLSQSESRMETGLLTSLQRTSSIQGLLGQQLSSSQLSFSSSVAQPSLPGPERFCPVSLLETSGHRAGQRAGLTQGSGLHYESHFGKWSFSSKKGFNGPVVVDGEGGTVQTIRTQPTPPARLQEASPTQDPLGATQTLDPILLTDPLTPRDESTELPLLEHLR, from the exons ATGGGTTCCCAAGCTCTTCAAATATTGCGGCAGGGTGTGTGGGCTTCACTTACAGGAGGCTGGTATGTAGACCCGCATCAGAGCACATTCTCCAACTGCTTCCACCTCTACCTTTGGATTTTCCTCCTGGCCTTCCCCTTTCTACTGTACATG GCACTTCCCCCTAGCTTGGTGGTTGCAGGCGTGTACTCTGCTGTGGTGGCAGTCTTTTTCACAGCCATTAAGGTGGTGAACTACCGGCTTCATTCCATGTTTGACCTCGGGGAGATTGTAGAGAAAAAGCAGGCCTCACTTACAGCTATAGGTCCAAGGACAGAAGAGGGAGATGAATGTTCAGGTGTCCATGATAGTGGTCAGCAAAG GGATAGTCATGTTGGAGTAGAGATGACTGTGTTTAGGAAGGTCAACTCAACACCTCCGGTGCGCTGCAGCTCCCAGCACTCCCTGTTTGGATTAAACCAGGTGTCG GAGTTCTTGCCCCAGCTGGAGGATACAGGGGGTCCTAAGG ATATTAAAGAGTTAATGCAGGAACAAGGCAGCAATAATGTGATCGTTACATCAGCTCAGCGTGAGATCCTTCGCCAGAGTTCCCAGGACACCATTA GGGCTCCTAGTGTGGTCCAGTCCTGCATTGCTGCTGCTCTGGGAGGTGATTTCCCAGCTTTCATGGGAGTATCTggagttgcagctggatttggAGAACCTGGAGACTGCCTGTCTATCCCCCCTTCACCCTCAAGTCAAGAAGATGGAGGTGATAAAGAACAATTGCAAGAATCACCAGAACAGCATAGCCCCAAGGACAATGGGTTAGGTGCTTATTCTCCCCTCGGCCCCTCTGCTGAATCTGAGAGCCTGGGAGACACTCCCCTTAGCCCACTTATAAAGAGCAGCTTAAGTGAGGAGCTGAGTGAAAATCTCCTGGGTTTGGGCCTTGACCCTGTGGCATTTGCACCTGGAACTGAGCATCCAGGCAGCCGCAGTGGTGTAGCACTAGCTGCGGGATCCACGGACAGCTGCTTCAGTGCAGGCGGAGCCACCACAGACCGTGAGACTCTCAGCACTGTTAGCAGTTACCGCAGTGAAAAAACTGATTCTACCCAGCTAGAAAGTCCTTCATGCACCCAGTCACGGGCTGCAGACGGTCAGGCATCTGCCTCAGCACCAGTGATAGGCTCTAACATCCCAAAGCCTATGGAGGATCCAGCAGGACAAGGTAGTAGTGATACCGACAACCTGTCAGACAGTGTGTTACTCCGCTCCCCATCCAAAGAGTTTTCCCTCAGCCAGGGGCTGGACAGGACACTTGTTGAAGGGGAGGATTTGGCCCCTGTACTGTCTGATATTGCACAGCACCCTCCTCTCCAGAACTCTTCTCCTTCAAGTAGTGGTCACTCAGAGGTTTGTGATTCAGACAGAAATGTTGCAGTTCCTCCTCTGCCCCCACCTCGGCAGGCCAATTCAGTGCCCTCAGGGCTGGCCCTGGGTCTAGTTTGTTCTGAGCCTGCTTTGCCCATATCTTCCACTCCCTTTTTACTGTCTGATCAGCCTTCTCTGCAAGTCCAGCAGGTTGTGCGCCCTAAAGACTTGAAGCTGCTGCGGGCCAGCGGCAGTAGTATGGGGCACAGGCCAGGACGAAGGAAAGCTCCACGAAGGCGGGCTGGAGCGGGAAGCAGTAGTTTTGACAGTGGCTCTTACAGACGTCATAACAATCATAGACAACACAGAGATTATATCCCAGTGCGCCGACTAGGCGCTAAGGCTTACAGTGAAAGTCTGTTTGAGGACTCCACTGACGAAGATGATGGTAGTGACATGAGTGCTGGTTCTAGCCTGGGCTCTCAGCGCCAGTACAGCTCAGAcgatgatgacaatgatgatgacGACTCTAGTTCTTCTACCTCCTGCTACTCCCCGGACCTCGCTAACACTAGTGCTTCATCCCCATTGCCCCCTGCTGCTCAACTACCCACCCCAAGGGAAGGGGATTTACCTGAGACTGCAGGCCCCTCTCATTCTCGTGCTGCTCAGCGCTCTTCTAGCACAGCTAGTGCTAAGACTCACGCAAGAGTATTAAGTATGGATGGGGCAGGTGGAGGCCAGAGCAACACAGCAGCTCTACCTTCCACTCTGCTTACACTGCCCTCCACCTCCACGCCTGCACCTCGAACTCTCACCATCTCTAAGTCTGACCTAGAAGCTCGCACTATTCATACTGATGGCTTCACTGGAGcgcgtcatcatcatcatcatcatcctcatcatcatcatcatcataatcaacGGCTGGATTCTCTTGGAGGCTCTTGGACTGGCAACCAGATGAGCTGGAAGGCTGGAGAGTTAGTTGAAGAGGGAGCTGTGGGAGGAG CCATAGATCCAGAGAGTGTGGGCAAACATGAGTCAGTCAGCAGTGTTAAAAGGACCCAGGCCATCCGAAGGAGACACAATGCTGGGAGCAACCCTACACCACCCCCTTCCACAATGGGATCCCCTCCCAG TCTCCAGGACCTCCAGCGAACTCGGACCTCCTCTCATTCGCGGACTCGCACACTTCCTTCAGCCCTACAGTTTGCCTCCTCGCTCCTACTGCCCCGCGGAGGCATCCATGAGGCCTCTACCTTTGATGACACATCAGAGGGTGCAGTGCACTATTTCTATGATGAGAGTG GAGTGAAGAGGTCCTACACTTTTGGACCTGCTGGAGGCGGTTATGAGGACCCAGTTCA GGAAAGGGAGAGACAGTCCCAGTCCTCAAGCTTCACCTCCACTGAAGTCCAGGAAGGGGCACCAGTTCTGACTATGCTCCAACCCAGGCCTGTGGTATTACAGGGAATGCAGGTGCGCAGAGTGCCTCTGGAAATGCCTGAG TTTGATCTGGATCACGAGTCTCTACAGGAGTCCCAAGAAAATACTCTGATGATTGAGGAGAAAGCTAAACCCAAACAGTACTATCGCTTTTGGGTGCTGCCAGGGAAGTGGCTGAGGGTTCGGTATGATCGATTGGCACTTCTGGCCTTATTGGATAG GAATCGCCGTGTGGGAGAGAATGTGTTTGCTGTGGTGCTGGCCAGTCTGGTGGCCTTCCTGGGGTTCCTACTTCTGCTCCAGGGTTTTTTCAGGGACATCTGGGTCTTCCAGTTCTGCCTGGTCATAGCCAGCTGCCAGTACTCTCTGCTGAAG AGTGTACAACCAGATGCAGCGTCTCCCATGCAC ggcCATAACTGGATCATTGTGTACAGTCGGCCGGTCTACTTCTGCTTGTGCTGTGTGATGATCTGGATATTTGATCTATCTGGATGCTTAGGAAGCCTGCAACCCTTGTCTCTCTATGGTGTCACCTTCTTTTCTGCACACTTCCTGCTGTGTGTCAGGGACGTGCTTATTG TGTTTGCCTTGTGTTTCCCAGTCATTTTCCTGTTTGGGTTGCTACCTCAGGTCAATACTTTTGTGATGTGTCTGCTGGAGCAAATTGACATGCACATTTTTGGGGGAACTG CCACTACCAGCCCCCTTTCATCTCTGTTCAGCCTCATACGCAGCATGTTGGTGGCTGCTCTACTATACGGATTTTGCCTCGGTGCTATTAAC GCGCCGTGGGGGGATGCCCATGTGCCAGTactgttctctgtgttttgtgGCCTACTCCTGGCCTTATCATACCACCTCAGCCGCCAAAGCAGTGATCCCACCATCTTGTG GTCGCTGGTCCGCTCCAAGTTATTCCCAGAACTGGAGAACCGAACTCCAGAAGAACCCCCTGTGGAGATCAAGGACCCTCTTCCTGAAAAGCTGCAGAACTCCGTG AAAGAGATTCTCCATTCAGACCTGGTCATGTGTCCCCTTATGGCTGTGATAACCTTCGCCATAAGTGCTAGCACAGTTTTCATCGCTCTTCAA CCTGCTCTTAGCTTTGTCTTGTACATCCTGGCTGGAGCTGTAGGCTTCATCACACACTATCTTCTGCCTCAGCTCCGCAAACAGCTCCCATGGTTCTGCCTGGCTCACCCTGTGCTGCGCTCCAGAGAGTACAGTCAGTTTGAGGTCCGAG aTGCTGCTCAGTTGATGTGGTTTGAGAAGCTGTATGCATGGCTTCAGTGTGTGGAGAAATATTTCATCTACCCAGCTGTAGTGCTCAACTCACTAACAACAGAAGCTCGAACTGTGGGCCAGAACCATAAAGAACTGGACATCTA CCGAGCTCTCTTCATCTCAGTAGCAGGAATGAAGTTGTTGCGTTCATCCTTCTGCGCCCCGTCACAGCAGTATGTCATGCTGTGCTTCACCACGCTGTTCTTCCAGTTTGACTATCCACGCTTCTCTGAGACCTTCTTAATTGACTATTACTTTATGTCCATTCTCTTCAGCAAG ATGTGGGACCTGTTGTACAAGCTGCGCTTCGTTTTGACTTACATTGCCCCCTGGCAGATCACCTGGGGCTCAGCTTTCCACGCCTTTGCTCAACCCTTTGCAGTGCCCC ATTCTGCTGTACTTTTTGTTCAGGCCATCTTTTCTGCTATCTTTTCCACCCCTCTCAATCCTGTCCTAGGCAGTGCTGTATTTGTGACCTCATACACTAGACCTGTAAAATTCTGGGAACGAGACTACAA CACTAAGCGGGTCGATCACTCCAACACCAGACTTGCCACTCAGTTAGACCGCAACCCAG GTGCTGATGACAACAATCTGAATTCCATTTTCTACGAACACCTGACGCGCTCACTGCAGCACAGCTTGTGTGGAGACCTGCTGCTCGGTCGCTGGGGAAACTACAGCACCGGCGACTGCTTTATCCTTGCCTCAGACTATCTTAACGCTCTGGTGCACATCATTGAGATTGGCAATGGCCTGGTCACTTTCCAGCTGAGGGGTCTAGAGTTCAGAG GTACCTACTGTCAGCAGAGGGAGGTAGAGGCCATCACAGAAGGggtggaggaggatgagggctgctgctgctgtgagccTGGCCACCTCCCCCATATGCTTTCATTCAATGCTGCCTTCGGGCAGCGTTGGTTGGCATGGGAGGTGGCTGCCACCAAGTACGTACTGGAGGGCTACAGCATCAGCGACAACAATGCAGCGTCCATGCTGCAAGTTTTTGACCTTCGTAAGATTCTCATCACATACTATGTCAAG AGCATCATCTACTATGTGAGTCGATCGTCAAAGCTGGAAGACTGGCTGACGAATGAGACAGTTCAGGAGGCTCTACGACCTTGTCTCAGTCCAAACTACGTGGACAGTGACCCCACCTTCAACCTGAACATTGATGAAGACTATGACCACAGGGCCTCTGGAATCACCTCCTCCTCATTTTGCATGGTTTACCTGGACTGGATTCAATATTGCAATAGCAGGCGTCAAACG CCGGTGACTTGTGAAAAAGATTCTCCACTTGTCAACCTTTGTTTTGGGCTGTGCATCCTGGGAAGAAGAGCCCTAGGAACAGCCTCTCACAGCATGTCTGCAAG CTTGGAGCCTTTTCTCTACGGCCTCCATGCACTTTTCAAAGGAGACTTCCGCATCACGTCTCCTAGGGATGAATGGGTGTTTGCAGATATGGACCTGCTGAATCGAGTTGTGGCACCAGGAGTGCGGATGTCCCTCAAATTGCATCAG GACCATTTTACATCTCCCGATGAGTATGAGGATCCTATGGTTCTGTATGATGCCATCACTGCTAATGAGGAGAAGATGTTAATATCACACGAGGGTGACCCTGTGTGGCGCAGCGCTATTCTAGCAAACATGCCTTCACTGCTGGCATTGCGCCACATTATGGATGATGGCAGCGACGAGTACAAGATTATCATGCTTAACAAGAGGTTCCTCAGCTTCAGAGTCATCAAG GTCAATAGAGAGTGCGTGCGTGGGTTGTGGGCTGGCCAACAGCAGGAGCTGGTTTTCCTGCGCAATCGTAACCCTGAGCGTGGCAGCATACAAAATGCCAAACAAGCCCTGAGAAATATGATTAACTCCTCGTGCGACCAGCCCATTGGCTACCCAATCTACGTGTCCCCTCTCACCACCTCATATGCTGGAGGGCACAGCCAGCTTCGGTCTGTGTGGGGAGGACCTGTCAGTCCACACAACATTTACACCTGGCTCATCAGTAGCTGGGACAG GTTACAGAAGGGTTGTGGTGCTGGCTGTAACAGTGGAGGAAACATTGAGGACTCAGACTGTGGAGGTGGCTCTGCCTCCATCTCCACCAACCCAGCCATTCATACCACCCAGAGTACACCAGCCTCCAGTCTTCCCCAGCCACACATCACCACTGTCCAGCCCTCCATGG GTACTGACAACCCTGTAGGTCCTACCCAGAACTGGCCTCACCACCCCCAGCCTCTTCCATTAACTCtgctcagccaatcagagagcagAATGGAGACAGGACTGCTCACATCTCTGCAGCGTACATCTTCTATCCAGGGGTTGCTGGGCCAGCAGCTTTCCAGTTCCCAGCTCTCCTTCAGCAGCTCTGTGGCTCAACCTTCTCTTCCTGGCCCAGAGCGCTTCTGCCCGGTGAGCCTCCTGGAGACTTCGGGGCACAGAGCAGGCCAGCGGGCTGGCCTCACTCAAGGCAGCGGGCTACACTATGAGAGCCACTTCGGCAAATGGAGTTTTTCCAGCAAGAAGGGGTTTAATGGACCAGTTGTAGTGGACGGGGAAGGAGGAACAGTACAGACCATACGCACACAG CCTACTCCTCCTGCCCGGCTACAAGAGGCAAGTCCAACACAGGATCCTCTGGGAGCCACTCAGACGCTGGATCCAATCCTGCTCACTGACCCACTCACCCCACGAGATGAATCCACAGAGCTGCCTTTACTTGAGCACCTGCGTTGA